One Brassica napus cultivar Da-Ae chromosome A5, Da-Ae, whole genome shotgun sequence DNA window includes the following coding sequences:
- the LOC106423576 gene encoding putative callose synthase 8 isoform X2, producing MHLPEIKAAVAIVRNTRGLPPPEDFQRHQPFVDLFEFLQYAFGFQSGNVANQREHMILLLSNTIIRQPQKQSSQPKSGDEAVDALMKKFFKNYTSWCKFLGRKNNIRLPCVKKEALQYKTLYIGLYLLIWGEASNLRFMPECLCYIFHQMAYELHGVLAGDVSMITGEKVVPAYRGVSHETFLEKVVTPIYKVIEKEAEKNKNGTADHSMWRNYDDLNEFFWSIECFELGWPMRSEHDFFCVEPLDTSKPRRWREKLRFRRQTKKTDEEMEDDEELGPITEEQIKPTQRWLGKTNFVEIRSFWQIFRSFDRMWSFFVLSLQALIIMACHDVGSPLQIFNANIFEDVMSIFITSAFLKLIKGILDIIFKWKTRTTMPINEKKKQMARLGLAAMWTVILPVLYSHSRRKYICYFTSYKTWLGEWCFSPYMVAVTIYLTGSAVELVLFFVPAISKYIETSNHRVFKTLYWWGQPRLFIGRGVQETQISQFKYTFFWILVLLTKFAFSYAFEIKPLIEPTRLIMKVGVRNYEWHEIFPEVKSNAAAIVAVWAPIMVVYFMDTQIWYSVFCTIFGGLYGVLHHLGEIRTLGMLRGRFHTLPSAFNASLIPHSMKDERKRKERGFFPFNFCRGSDGQKNSMAKFVLVWNQVINSFRTEDLISNKELDLMTMPMSSEVLSGIIRWPIFLLANKFSTALSIAKDFKEKDEALYRRIRRDEYMYYAVKECYESLKYILQILVVGDLEKKIISGIINEIEESIRQSSLLEEFKLKELPTLHKKCIELVQLLVEGSEDKLPVEKIEEQHSKLVKALQDIFELVTNDMMVHGDRILDLLEPLEDSEEDTGIFMRVIEPQLFESYGERRCIHFPLPDSTSLSEQIQRFLLLLTVKDSAMDIPENLDARRRISFFATSLFMDMPDAPKVRNMMSFSVLTPHYQEDINFSTKELHSAKSSVSIIFYMQKIFPDEWKNFLERMGCENLEALKREGKEEELRKWASFRGQTLSRTVRGMMYCREALKLQAFLDMADDEDILEGYDDVERSNRPLAAQLDALADMKFTYVVSCQMFGAQKSAGDPHAQDILDLMIKYPSLRVAYVEEREEIVSDNPEKVYYSILVKAVNGFDQEIYRVKLPGPPNIGEGKPENQNHAIIFTRGEALQTIDMNQDNYLEEAFKMRNLLQEFLRNRGRRPPTILGLREHIFTGSVSSLAWFMSYQETSFVTIGQRLLANPLRVRFHYGHPDVFDRIFHITRGGISKASRTINLSEDVFAGYNTTLRRGCITYNEYLQVGKGRDVGLNQISKFEAKVANGNSEQTISRDIYRLGQRFDFFRMLSCYFTTIGFYFSSLISVIGIYIYLYGQLYLVLSGLQKTLILEAKVKNIKSLETALASQSFLQLGLLTGLPMVMEIGLEKGFLIAFQDFILMQLQLAAFFFTFSLGTKTHYFGRTILHGGAKYRPTGRKVVVFHANFSENYRLYSRSHFIKGFELIILLVVYELFKHTSQSNMAYSFITFSVWFMSLTWLCAPFLFNPSGFTWEIIVGDWRDWNRWIKEQGGIGIQQDKSWQSWWNDEQAHLRGSGVGARCLEIVLSLRFFLYQYGLVYHLDITQSSTNIIVYALSWVVILATFLTVKAVDLGRQLFSTRKHLVYRFFKVFVFVSILTVIITLSNICHLSIKDLIVSCLAFLPTGWGLILIAQAVRPKIEGTSLWEFTQVLARAYDYGMGVVLFAPMAILAWLPIISAFQTRFLFNEAFNRRLQIQPILAGKKKK from the exons ATGCATCTGCCTGAG ATTAAAGCTGCTGTTGCGATTGTACGTAACACTCGTGGGTTGCCTCCTCCAGAGGACTTTCAGAGACACCAGCCTTTTGTGGATTTATTTGAGTTTCTGCAGTACGCATTTGGTTTCCAG AGTGGTAATGTAGCCAATCAAAGAGAACATATGATCCTACTACTCAGTAACACCATTATACGGCAACCTCAGAAACAGTCTTCACAACCAAAG TCTGGTGATGAAGCAGTAGATGCATTGATGAAGAAATTTTTCAAGAACTACACAAGCTGGTGTAAGTTTCTTGGGAGAAAAAATAACATCAG GTTGCCCTGTGTGAAAAAGGAAGCCCTACAATATAAAACACTGTACATAGGACTCTACCTTCTCATATGGGGAGAAGCTTCGAATTTGAGGTTCATGCCAGAGTGCCTGTGTTATATATTCCATCAA ATGGCATATGAATTACATGGAGTTTTAGCTGGTGACGTTAGTATGATAACCGGGGAGAAGGTCGTTCCAGCATATCGTGGAGTGTCTCACGAAACTTTTCTTGAGAAAGTAGTTACTCCAATATACAAAGTTATCGAAAAG GAAGCTGAGAAGAACAAGAATGGAACTGCTGATCATTCTATGTGGAGAAACTACGATGATCTCAACGAGTTTTTCTG GTCTATTGAATGCTTCGAATTAGGCTGGCCAATGCGTTCAGAACATGACTTTTTCTGTGTAGAACCGTTAGATACCAGTAAACCACGGAGATGGAGAGAAAAGCTTAGATTTCGCAGGCAGACGAAGAAAACAGATGAAGAAATGGAGGATGACGAAGAACTTGGG CCTATCACTGAGGAACAAATTAAACCAACACAAAGATGGCTGGGGAAGACAAATTTTGTAGAGATTCGTTCCTTCTGGCAGATATTCAGGAGCTTTGACAGAATGTGGAGTTTCTTTGTTTTGTCTCTGCAG GCATTAATCATTATGGCTTGTCACGATGTGGGATCTCCACTCCAAATCTTCAACGCCAACATATTTGAAGATGtcatgagcattttcatcactTCTGCTTTTCTAAAGCTTATAAAAG GTATTCTTGACATAATCTTCAAGTGGAAAACCAGAACCACAATGCCAatcaatgaaaaaaagaaacagatggCGAGGTTGGGTTTGGCTGCGATGTGGACAGTTATTCTACCAGTTCTGTATTCTCACTCAAGAAGGAAGTACATTTGCTATTTCACAAGTTACAAAACTTGGCTTGGTGAGTGGTGTTTTTCTCCGTATATGGTGGCGGTCACTATATACCTTACGGGAAGTGCGGTTGAGTTGGTCTTGTTTTTCGTCCCTGCCATCAGCAAATACATTGAGACCTCGAATCATCGCGTTTTCAAAACTTTGTATTGGTGGGGACAG CCTAGGTTATTCATTGGGCGAGGAGTGCAAGAAACTCAGATATCACAATTCAA GTACACTTTCTTTTGGATTCTGGTTCTCCTGACCAAGTTTGCTTTCAGCTATGCATTTGAG ATAAAGCCTTTAATAGAACCTACACGGCTGATTATGAAAGTTGGCGTGCGGAACTATGAATGGCATGAAATTTTTCCAGAAG TGAAGAGTAATGCTGCTGCAATTGTTGCAGTATGGGCGCCAATCATGGTG GTCTATTTCATGGATACACAAATATGGTACTCAGTTTTCTGTACTATCTTTGGTGGACTGTATGGAGTTCTGCACCACCTTGGTGAG ATTCGAACTTTAGGCATGTTGAGAGGCCGGTTTCATACTTTACCATCAGCTTTCAATGCATCCCTTATTCCACACTCAATGAAAgatgagagaaagagaaaagaaagaggCTTTTTCCCCTTCAATTTTTGCAGG GGATCTGATGGCCAGAAAAATAGTATGGCCAAGTTTGTGTTGGTATGGAACCAAGTCATTAACAGTTTCAGAACAGAAGATCTGATAAGTAACAA GGAACTAGATTTGATGACGATGCCAATGTCATCGGAGGTATTATCAGGGATCATCCGTTGGCCCATTTTCCTCCTTGCAAATAAG ttttCAACAGCTCTGAGCATTGCAAAAGATTTTAAGGAGAAGGATGAGGCTCTTTATCGAAGGATTCGGAGAGACGAGTACATGTACTACGCAGTAAAAGAATGTTATGAGTCATTGAAGTACATCCTTCAGATTCTTGTTGTTGGTGATCTCGAGAAAAA GATCATATCTGGCATAATAAACGAGATAGAGGAAAGCATCAGACAGTCAAGTTTGCTTGAAGAATTTAAGTTGAAAGAGCTTCCAACGTTGCATAAAAAATGTATTGAGTTGGTTCAACTTCTG GTTGAGGGGAGTGAAGATAAACTCCCTGTTGAGAAAATTGAAGAGCAGCATAGTAAACTTGTAAAGGCTCTTCAAGATATCTTTGAGCTTGTAACAAATGATATGATGGTACATGGTGACAG AATTCTGGATTTGCTTGAACCTCTGGAGGATTCAGAAGAGGACACAGGAATTTTTATGAGGGTTATAGAACCACAGTTGTTTGAATCCTATGGAGAAAGGAGATGCATTCATTTTCCTCTGCCAGATAGTACTTCGTTGAGTGAACAG ATCCAGCGGTTCCTGTTGTTGTTAACCGTCAAAGATAGTGCAATGGACATACCAGAGAACTTAGACGCTCGACGACGCATATCTTTCTTTGCTACTTCGCTTTTCATGGATATGCCAGACGCTCCTAAAGTACGCAATATGATGTCCTTCAG TGTCTTGACACCGCATTATCAGGAGGATATTAACTTTTCAACCAAGGAACTACACTCCGCAAAGTCCAGCGTGTCAATCATCTTTTATATGCAGAAGATTTTTCCAG ATGAGTGGAAAAACTTTCTTGAGCGAATGGGATGTGAGAATCTGGAGGCATTAAAGAGAGAGGGTAAAGAAGAAGAGCTTCGAAAGTGGGCATCGTTTCGTGGACAAACATTGAGTAGAACAG TTCGTGGTATGATGTATTGCCGAGAAGCTCTGAAATTGCAGGCCTTCCTTGACATGGCAGATGATGAGG ATATTCTTGAAGGATATGACGACGTGGAGCGAAGTAACAGACCTTTAGCCGCGCAACTTGATGCATTAGCAGATATGAAATTCACATATGTTGTCTCTTGCCAAATGTTTGGAGCTCAAAAATCAGCCGGGGATCCTCACGCACAAGACATACTCGACCTGATGATTAA GTACCCATCTCTCCGAGTTGCATACGTTGAGGAGAGGGAAGAGATCGTGTCGGATAACCCTGAGAAGGTTTACTACTCTATATTGGTGAAAGCTGTCAACGGTTTCGATCAG GAAATATACCGGGTCAAGCTTCCTGGACCACCTAACATCGGAGAGGGGAAGCCTGAGAATCAAAACCACGCTATTATTTTCACTCGAGGTGAAGCACTTCAGACGATTGACATGAACCAA GATAACTACCTGGAAGAGGCTTTTAAAATGAGAAACCTCCTTCAAGAGTTTCTTCGGAACCGTGGAAGAAGACCTCCAACAATACTTGGGTTAAGAGAACACATCTTCACTGGAAG TGTTTCTTCTCTAGCATGGTTCATGTCATATCAAGAAACCAGTTTTGTCACAATCGGTCAAAGGCTTCTTGCTAATCCTCTCAG AGTCCGGTTTCATTATGGGCATCCTGATGTCTTTGATAGAATATTTCACATAACAAGGGGTGGTATCAGTAAAGCATCAAGAACTATTAACTTAAGTGAGGACGTTTTCGCCG GTTATAATACCACCCTAAGACGTGGATGCATAACCTACAATGAGTACCTCCAAGTCGGAAAAGGTCGTGATGTTGGCCTCAATCAGATCTCCAAGTTTGAGGCCAAGGTGGCTAACGGAAACAGTGAGCAGACTATTAGCCGTGACATATACCGTTTAGGACAACGTTTTGATTTCTTCAGAATGCTGTCTTGTTATTTCACAACCATTGGATTCTACTTCAGTAGCTTG ATCTCCGTGATCGGGATTTACATCTATCTCTATGGTCAACTCTACCTAGTCCTCAGTGGTTTGCAGAAGACACTTATTCTCGAAGCCAAGGTGAAGAACATAAAATCATTAGAAACCGCCCTTGCCTCTCAGTCATTTCTCCAGCTAGGCCTCTTGACCGGTTTACCAATGGTGATGGAGATTGGATTAGAGAAAGGCTTCCTCATAGCCTTCCAAGACTTCATACTCATGCAGCTCCAGCTCGCTgccttcttcttcactttctcCCTAGGAACCAAAACGCATTACTTCGGCAGAACGATCCTCCACGGCGGCGCCAAGTACAGACCCACTGGACGTAAAGTGGTGGTGTTCCACGCCAACTTCAGCGAGAACTACAGGTTATATTCACGTAGCCACTTCATCAAAGGCTTTGAGCTCATTATCCTCCTGGTGGTCTACGAGCTCTTCAAGCATACATCACAAAGCAACATGGCTTACTCATTCATCACATTCTCAGTATGGTTCATGTCACTCACTTGGCTATGCGCACCGTTTCTCTTCAACCCTTCGGGGTTTACATGGGAGATAATAGTCGGAGACTGGAGAGATTGGAACAGGTGGATCAAGGAGCAAGGCGGGATAGGGATACAGCAAGACAAGAGCTGGCAGTCTTGGTGGAACGATGAGCAGGCTCATCTCCGTGGCTCTGGCGTTGGCGCTCGCTGTTTGGAGATAGTTTTGTCTCTCAGATTCTTTTTGTATCAGTACGGTTTGGTCTATCACCTTGACATCACTCAAAGCAGCACTAATATTATAGTCTACGCGCTTTCTTGGGTCGTGATCCTCGCCACGTTCCTCACGGTCAAGGCCGTTGACTTAGGGAGGCAGCTGTTCAGCACGAGAAAGCATCTTGTGTATAGGTTCTTCAAAGTCTTCGTCTTCGTTAGCATACTTACGGTCATTATCACGCTATCAAACATATGCCACCTCTCTATCAAGGACCTTATAGTCTCTTGCTTAGCTTTCTTGCCTACCGGTTGGGGTCTGATTCTG ATTGCACAAGCTGTAAGGCCAAAGATAGAAGGGACGAGCTTGTGGGAGTTCACACAGGTTCTAGCTAGAGCTTATGATTACGGAATGGGAGTGGTTCTGTTTGCaccaatggctatcttagcatgGCTTCCTATCATCTCTGCGTTTCAGACAAGGTTTCTCTTCAACGAAGCTTTTAACAGGAGGCTTCAGATTCAACCTATTCTTgctgggaagaagaagaaataa
- the LOC106423576 gene encoding putative callose synthase 8 isoform X1, with protein MSHEIVPVDPIDVPSTSYSRPAQGREDSPEREHQYTRSLTFREHVSEPFDSERLPATLASEIQRFLRIANLVESEEPRIAYLCRFHAFEIAHHMDRNSTGRGVRQFKTSLLQRLEQDEEFTVIRRKEKSDVRELKRVYHAYKEYIIKHGATFNLDHSQREKLVNARRIASVLYEVLKTVTSGAGPQAIADRESIRAKSEFYVPYNILPLDRGGVHQAIMHLPEIKAAVAIVRNTRGLPPPEDFQRHQPFVDLFEFLQYAFGFQSGNVANQREHMILLLSNTIIRQPQKQSSQPKSGDEAVDALMKKFFKNYTSWCKFLGRKNNIRLPCVKKEALQYKTLYIGLYLLIWGEASNLRFMPECLCYIFHQMAYELHGVLAGDVSMITGEKVVPAYRGVSHETFLEKVVTPIYKVIEKEAEKNKNGTADHSMWRNYDDLNEFFWSIECFELGWPMRSEHDFFCVEPLDTSKPRRWREKLRFRRQTKKTDEEMEDDEELGPITEEQIKPTQRWLGKTNFVEIRSFWQIFRSFDRMWSFFVLSLQALIIMACHDVGSPLQIFNANIFEDVMSIFITSAFLKLIKGILDIIFKWKTRTTMPINEKKKQMARLGLAAMWTVILPVLYSHSRRKYICYFTSYKTWLGEWCFSPYMVAVTIYLTGSAVELVLFFVPAISKYIETSNHRVFKTLYWWGQPRLFIGRGVQETQISQFKYTFFWILVLLTKFAFSYAFEIKPLIEPTRLIMKVGVRNYEWHEIFPEVKSNAAAIVAVWAPIMVVYFMDTQIWYSVFCTIFGGLYGVLHHLGEIRTLGMLRGRFHTLPSAFNASLIPHSMKDERKRKERGFFPFNFCRGSDGQKNSMAKFVLVWNQVINSFRTEDLISNKELDLMTMPMSSEVLSGIIRWPIFLLANKFSTALSIAKDFKEKDEALYRRIRRDEYMYYAVKECYESLKYILQILVVGDLEKKIISGIINEIEESIRQSSLLEEFKLKELPTLHKKCIELVQLLVEGSEDKLPVEKIEEQHSKLVKALQDIFELVTNDMMVHGDRILDLLEPLEDSEEDTGIFMRVIEPQLFESYGERRCIHFPLPDSTSLSEQIQRFLLLLTVKDSAMDIPENLDARRRISFFATSLFMDMPDAPKVRNMMSFSVLTPHYQEDINFSTKELHSAKSSVSIIFYMQKIFPDEWKNFLERMGCENLEALKREGKEEELRKWASFRGQTLSRTVRGMMYCREALKLQAFLDMADDEDILEGYDDVERSNRPLAAQLDALADMKFTYVVSCQMFGAQKSAGDPHAQDILDLMIKYPSLRVAYVEEREEIVSDNPEKVYYSILVKAVNGFDQEIYRVKLPGPPNIGEGKPENQNHAIIFTRGEALQTIDMNQDNYLEEAFKMRNLLQEFLRNRGRRPPTILGLREHIFTGSVSSLAWFMSYQETSFVTIGQRLLANPLRVRFHYGHPDVFDRIFHITRGGISKASRTINLSEDVFAGYNTTLRRGCITYNEYLQVGKGRDVGLNQISKFEAKVANGNSEQTISRDIYRLGQRFDFFRMLSCYFTTIGFYFSSLISVIGIYIYLYGQLYLVLSGLQKTLILEAKVKNIKSLETALASQSFLQLGLLTGLPMVMEIGLEKGFLIAFQDFILMQLQLAAFFFTFSLGTKTHYFGRTILHGGAKYRPTGRKVVVFHANFSENYRLYSRSHFIKGFELIILLVVYELFKHTSQSNMAYSFITFSVWFMSLTWLCAPFLFNPSGFTWEIIVGDWRDWNRWIKEQGGIGIQQDKSWQSWWNDEQAHLRGSGVGARCLEIVLSLRFFLYQYGLVYHLDITQSSTNIIVYALSWVVILATFLTVKAVDLGRQLFSTRKHLVYRFFKVFVFVSILTVIITLSNICHLSIKDLIVSCLAFLPTGWGLILIAQAVRPKIEGTSLWEFTQVLARAYDYGMGVVLFAPMAILAWLPIISAFQTRFLFNEAFNRRLQIQPILAGKKKK; from the exons ATGTCTCACGAAATCGTCCCCGTGGACCCCATCGACGTCCCGAGCACTAGCTACTCACGTCCGGCTCAGGGCCGAGAAGATTCGCCGGAACGAGAACACCAGTACACGAGATCCCTCACTTTCCGGGAACACGTGTCGGAGCCGTTCGACAGCGAGAGGCTTCCGGCGACGTTAGCCTCAGAGATTCAGAGGTTTCTTCGTATTGCAAACTTGGTTGAGTCTGAAGAACCTCGCATCGCTTACCTTT GCCGTTTCCATGCGTTTGAGATAGCTCACCACATGGACAGAAACTCAACGGGAAGAGGTGTGCGGCAGTTCAAGACTTCTCTTCTCCAAAGGCTTGAACAG GATGAAGAGTTTACTGTgataagaagaaaggagaagagtgATGTACGAGAACTCAAGCGTGTTTATCATGCTTACAAAGAGTATATTATCAAACATGGTGCTACATTCAATTTGGATCATAG TCAGAGAGAGAAGTTGGTTAACGCACGCAGAATTGCTTCTGTTTTGTATGAAGTCCTTAAGACTGTCACAAGTGGCGCTGGCCCTCAG GCCATTGCGGATAGAGAAAGCATTCGGGCCAAATCTGAATTCTATGTGCCGTATAACATTCTTCCCCTTGACAGAGGAGGGGTACACCAAGCAATTATGCATCTGCCTGAG ATTAAAGCTGCTGTTGCGATTGTACGTAACACTCGTGGGTTGCCTCCTCCAGAGGACTTTCAGAGACACCAGCCTTTTGTGGATTTATTTGAGTTTCTGCAGTACGCATTTGGTTTCCAG AGTGGTAATGTAGCCAATCAAAGAGAACATATGATCCTACTACTCAGTAACACCATTATACGGCAACCTCAGAAACAGTCTTCACAACCAAAG TCTGGTGATGAAGCAGTAGATGCATTGATGAAGAAATTTTTCAAGAACTACACAAGCTGGTGTAAGTTTCTTGGGAGAAAAAATAACATCAG GTTGCCCTGTGTGAAAAAGGAAGCCCTACAATATAAAACACTGTACATAGGACTCTACCTTCTCATATGGGGAGAAGCTTCGAATTTGAGGTTCATGCCAGAGTGCCTGTGTTATATATTCCATCAA ATGGCATATGAATTACATGGAGTTTTAGCTGGTGACGTTAGTATGATAACCGGGGAGAAGGTCGTTCCAGCATATCGTGGAGTGTCTCACGAAACTTTTCTTGAGAAAGTAGTTACTCCAATATACAAAGTTATCGAAAAG GAAGCTGAGAAGAACAAGAATGGAACTGCTGATCATTCTATGTGGAGAAACTACGATGATCTCAACGAGTTTTTCTG GTCTATTGAATGCTTCGAATTAGGCTGGCCAATGCGTTCAGAACATGACTTTTTCTGTGTAGAACCGTTAGATACCAGTAAACCACGGAGATGGAGAGAAAAGCTTAGATTTCGCAGGCAGACGAAGAAAACAGATGAAGAAATGGAGGATGACGAAGAACTTGGG CCTATCACTGAGGAACAAATTAAACCAACACAAAGATGGCTGGGGAAGACAAATTTTGTAGAGATTCGTTCCTTCTGGCAGATATTCAGGAGCTTTGACAGAATGTGGAGTTTCTTTGTTTTGTCTCTGCAG GCATTAATCATTATGGCTTGTCACGATGTGGGATCTCCACTCCAAATCTTCAACGCCAACATATTTGAAGATGtcatgagcattttcatcactTCTGCTTTTCTAAAGCTTATAAAAG GTATTCTTGACATAATCTTCAAGTGGAAAACCAGAACCACAATGCCAatcaatgaaaaaaagaaacagatggCGAGGTTGGGTTTGGCTGCGATGTGGACAGTTATTCTACCAGTTCTGTATTCTCACTCAAGAAGGAAGTACATTTGCTATTTCACAAGTTACAAAACTTGGCTTGGTGAGTGGTGTTTTTCTCCGTATATGGTGGCGGTCACTATATACCTTACGGGAAGTGCGGTTGAGTTGGTCTTGTTTTTCGTCCCTGCCATCAGCAAATACATTGAGACCTCGAATCATCGCGTTTTCAAAACTTTGTATTGGTGGGGACAG CCTAGGTTATTCATTGGGCGAGGAGTGCAAGAAACTCAGATATCACAATTCAA GTACACTTTCTTTTGGATTCTGGTTCTCCTGACCAAGTTTGCTTTCAGCTATGCATTTGAG ATAAAGCCTTTAATAGAACCTACACGGCTGATTATGAAAGTTGGCGTGCGGAACTATGAATGGCATGAAATTTTTCCAGAAG TGAAGAGTAATGCTGCTGCAATTGTTGCAGTATGGGCGCCAATCATGGTG GTCTATTTCATGGATACACAAATATGGTACTCAGTTTTCTGTACTATCTTTGGTGGACTGTATGGAGTTCTGCACCACCTTGGTGAG ATTCGAACTTTAGGCATGTTGAGAGGCCGGTTTCATACTTTACCATCAGCTTTCAATGCATCCCTTATTCCACACTCAATGAAAgatgagagaaagagaaaagaaagaggCTTTTTCCCCTTCAATTTTTGCAGG GGATCTGATGGCCAGAAAAATAGTATGGCCAAGTTTGTGTTGGTATGGAACCAAGTCATTAACAGTTTCAGAACAGAAGATCTGATAAGTAACAA GGAACTAGATTTGATGACGATGCCAATGTCATCGGAGGTATTATCAGGGATCATCCGTTGGCCCATTTTCCTCCTTGCAAATAAG ttttCAACAGCTCTGAGCATTGCAAAAGATTTTAAGGAGAAGGATGAGGCTCTTTATCGAAGGATTCGGAGAGACGAGTACATGTACTACGCAGTAAAAGAATGTTATGAGTCATTGAAGTACATCCTTCAGATTCTTGTTGTTGGTGATCTCGAGAAAAA GATCATATCTGGCATAATAAACGAGATAGAGGAAAGCATCAGACAGTCAAGTTTGCTTGAAGAATTTAAGTTGAAAGAGCTTCCAACGTTGCATAAAAAATGTATTGAGTTGGTTCAACTTCTG GTTGAGGGGAGTGAAGATAAACTCCCTGTTGAGAAAATTGAAGAGCAGCATAGTAAACTTGTAAAGGCTCTTCAAGATATCTTTGAGCTTGTAACAAATGATATGATGGTACATGGTGACAG AATTCTGGATTTGCTTGAACCTCTGGAGGATTCAGAAGAGGACACAGGAATTTTTATGAGGGTTATAGAACCACAGTTGTTTGAATCCTATGGAGAAAGGAGATGCATTCATTTTCCTCTGCCAGATAGTACTTCGTTGAGTGAACAG ATCCAGCGGTTCCTGTTGTTGTTAACCGTCAAAGATAGTGCAATGGACATACCAGAGAACTTAGACGCTCGACGACGCATATCTTTCTTTGCTACTTCGCTTTTCATGGATATGCCAGACGCTCCTAAAGTACGCAATATGATGTCCTTCAG TGTCTTGACACCGCATTATCAGGAGGATATTAACTTTTCAACCAAGGAACTACACTCCGCAAAGTCCAGCGTGTCAATCATCTTTTATATGCAGAAGATTTTTCCAG ATGAGTGGAAAAACTTTCTTGAGCGAATGGGATGTGAGAATCTGGAGGCATTAAAGAGAGAGGGTAAAGAAGAAGAGCTTCGAAAGTGGGCATCGTTTCGTGGACAAACATTGAGTAGAACAG TTCGTGGTATGATGTATTGCCGAGAAGCTCTGAAATTGCAGGCCTTCCTTGACATGGCAGATGATGAGG ATATTCTTGAAGGATATGACGACGTGGAGCGAAGTAACAGACCTTTAGCCGCGCAACTTGATGCATTAGCAGATATGAAATTCACATATGTTGTCTCTTGCCAAATGTTTGGAGCTCAAAAATCAGCCGGGGATCCTCACGCACAAGACATACTCGACCTGATGATTAA GTACCCATCTCTCCGAGTTGCATACGTTGAGGAGAGGGAAGAGATCGTGTCGGATAACCCTGAGAAGGTTTACTACTCTATATTGGTGAAAGCTGTCAACGGTTTCGATCAG GAAATATACCGGGTCAAGCTTCCTGGACCACCTAACATCGGAGAGGGGAAGCCTGAGAATCAAAACCACGCTATTATTTTCACTCGAGGTGAAGCACTTCAGACGATTGACATGAACCAA GATAACTACCTGGAAGAGGCTTTTAAAATGAGAAACCTCCTTCAAGAGTTTCTTCGGAACCGTGGAAGAAGACCTCCAACAATACTTGGGTTAAGAGAACACATCTTCACTGGAAG TGTTTCTTCTCTAGCATGGTTCATGTCATATCAAGAAACCAGTTTTGTCACAATCGGTCAAAGGCTTCTTGCTAATCCTCTCAG AGTCCGGTTTCATTATGGGCATCCTGATGTCTTTGATAGAATATTTCACATAACAAGGGGTGGTATCAGTAAAGCATCAAGAACTATTAACTTAAGTGAGGACGTTTTCGCCG GTTATAATACCACCCTAAGACGTGGATGCATAACCTACAATGAGTACCTCCAAGTCGGAAAAGGTCGTGATGTTGGCCTCAATCAGATCTCCAAGTTTGAGGCCAAGGTGGCTAACGGAAACAGTGAGCAGACTATTAGCCGTGACATATACCGTTTAGGACAACGTTTTGATTTCTTCAGAATGCTGTCTTGTTATTTCACAACCATTGGATTCTACTTCAGTAGCTTG ATCTCCGTGATCGGGATTTACATCTATCTCTATGGTCAACTCTACCTAGTCCTCAGTGGTTTGCAGAAGACACTTATTCTCGAAGCCAAGGTGAAGAACATAAAATCATTAGAAACCGCCCTTGCCTCTCAGTCATTTCTCCAGCTAGGCCTCTTGACCGGTTTACCAATGGTGATGGAGATTGGATTAGAGAAAGGCTTCCTCATAGCCTTCCAAGACTTCATACTCATGCAGCTCCAGCTCGCTgccttcttcttcactttctcCCTAGGAACCAAAACGCATTACTTCGGCAGAACGATCCTCCACGGCGGCGCCAAGTACAGACCCACTGGACGTAAAGTGGTGGTGTTCCACGCCAACTTCAGCGAGAACTACAGGTTATATTCACGTAGCCACTTCATCAAAGGCTTTGAGCTCATTATCCTCCTGGTGGTCTACGAGCTCTTCAAGCATACATCACAAAGCAACATGGCTTACTCATTCATCACATTCTCAGTATGGTTCATGTCACTCACTTGGCTATGCGCACCGTTTCTCTTCAACCCTTCGGGGTTTACATGGGAGATAATAGTCGGAGACTGGAGAGATTGGAACAGGTGGATCAAGGAGCAAGGCGGGATAGGGATACAGCAAGACAAGAGCTGGCAGTCTTGGTGGAACGATGAGCAGGCTCATCTCCGTGGCTCTGGCGTTGGCGCTCGCTGTTTGGAGATAGTTTTGTCTCTCAGATTCTTTTTGTATCAGTACGGTTTGGTCTATCACCTTGACATCACTCAAAGCAGCACTAATATTATAGTCTACGCGCTTTCTTGGGTCGTGATCCTCGCCACGTTCCTCACGGTCAAGGCCGTTGACTTAGGGAGGCAGCTGTTCAGCACGAGAAAGCATCTTGTGTATAGGTTCTTCAAAGTCTTCGTCTTCGTTAGCATACTTACGGTCATTATCACGCTATCAAACATATGCCACCTCTCTATCAAGGACCTTATAGTCTCTTGCTTAGCTTTCTTGCCTACCGGTTGGGGTCTGATTCTG ATTGCACAAGCTGTAAGGCCAAAGATAGAAGGGACGAGCTTGTGGGAGTTCACACAGGTTCTAGCTAGAGCTTATGATTACGGAATGGGAGTGGTTCTGTTTGCaccaatggctatcttagcatgGCTTCCTATCATCTCTGCGTTTCAGACAAGGTTTCTCTTCAACGAAGCTTTTAACAGGAGGCTTCAGATTCAACCTATTCTTgctgggaagaagaagaaataa